From the genome of Leptospira koniambonensis:
TTTCAGCTCTTCTTGTTTTGCAGGATCTGTTGATTTACTAGCTTCAATTAATTTATTACTAGCAGACTTTAGATTTCGGATACTATCTCCTAGAATAGGATCTCTGGAAATATTAGAAGAAGCTCCTTGGATCCAAACATCATATAAAGTTTCTAATTTTCCTGCCTTCACTATAGAAGCATAACAACGAACTTTAGAAAAATCACCACTTGCCTCTAATTCAAAGCAAGACATTCCTTTTTCTAGTTTTCCTTTAGAAGGAGAAGTTAATGAATTTTTAGCAAACGCGTTATCGCCTGGACCTACTACGAAAAGAACTGCATCGAAGAAGTTTTTAGAAAGTCCATAACCTTCTTTTCCGTCCACGGTTTTAACTTTAAGGTATTCCACAGATGTTTTAACACCTTTTGCGTCTGTACTTTCATGGTTTACGACTTCTAATCCGCTAACTTCCTCATTTCCGTAAACAAGAGTAAGTTGCTCAGCTTTGTCAGTAGTTCCTGGCTTTTTGTAGATCCACTGGTCCCAGCCTGAGTATTTTGTTCCTATAACCTGAGCTACAGGCGTTTCTTCCTGCTTTTTGCAAGCAACGAATAATAGAAGAGCTAATACTATAACAGAGCTTGTGAGTTTTTTACCAATTTTCATTTAAATGTATCCTCCTTAAGGAAATCCATAATCAGCTTACTATGAAAAATTCTTGTCAATCCCAATCTAAAGAAAATAACTTGGTGGCTAATATGTGGATTTCTTACTTTATGAAATACGTTAAGAGCATCAGCTCAGTCTTTTTTTTTCATTTCATTCTAATTTCTTTTCTATTTTCCTGCGCATCCGCCGGAGTTAAAGGTTTCGGCTTTGTAACGGGAAACACTGTTTCTCTATACGAAAAACCCACTGCAAAAAGTAAGAAAATAGCCCAAATCAGCTCTTCCTCCAATTATGAAGTAATTGAGTCTGAAATTCCAGACAAAGAAGTAGGTTCCAAATTATTATGGTATAAAATTTCCAGCCCAAAGGGTTCCGGGTATCTTTCCTACGATGAGGAAATCGTTAAATCCAATATTTCGACCTTCTTGCCTCCAGCAAACGGAAGATTTGCGTTAGTCACAGCTAACCCTCTGCAAGTAAGGGAACAGCCTAGTTTAAAGGCAAAAGTGACTGGAAAACTTAACGCCAAAACTTTGGTAGAAGTGCAAAACGAATCCAAACAG
Proteins encoded in this window:
- the lenA gene encoding lipoprotein LenA; protein product: MKIGKKLTSSVIVLALLLFVACKKQEETPVAQVIGTKYSGWDQWIYKKPGTTDKAEQLTLVYGNEEVSGLEVVNHESTDAKGVKTSVEYLKVKTVDGKEGYGLSKNFFDAVLFVVGPGDNAFAKNSLTSPSKGKLEKGMSCFELEASGDFSKVRCYASIVKAGKLETLYDVWIQGASSNISRDPILGDSIRNLKSASNKLIEASKSTDPAKQEELKTAAAKALKSVAEKGDVYLEDANTIASEYGLTITE